In Nocardia asteroides, a single genomic region encodes these proteins:
- a CDS encoding peptide synthetase, with protein MTVLTDTRLELVRRRLAAAGLAGAHRFAAPALPRLDTGEFGIAERRMWKIYELDPDSLSHTIGLILRFDGSYTVPGLVEAVELVVREAAVLGSLVTVDGSGVPRRVPGDTAGEWIAPGAEWAWNAPAATADELVAIPFRLTEEPPLRVRVTADGDGVTVLFVVHHLAVDDTSWPLLLGTLISGTWPDAAAVPPIQRPAPQVERAVEHATQTWAAEGIRFPLSGELPRVTPAESWLAPMDEAAGAKLTEPVDPAAVAALDAVARELGGTANALFIAVTALGVHALTGAEDHVLLVPADNRQPGDRPDRVGYSGNIVPMRFAVDPAASVRETLRAAVAVVYRAMEFAGVDYGTVLTALRGAGGRFPVAEIMASVRSAPLRGIPVPDGARVTCESVFTGIAPYPLTFAFELAPDDRVHLEVDHQLGSVDAAFARRAAALLTALVARVPAALDGTVAALARELTEPNRETRTPRVS; from the coding sequence ATGACCGTACTGACCGACACCCGGCTGGAGCTGGTGCGCAGGCGGCTGGCGGCCGCCGGGCTCGCCGGCGCGCACCGCTTCGCCGCCCCGGCGCTGCCGCGGCTGGACACCGGCGAGTTCGGCATCGCCGAGCGCCGCATGTGGAAGATCTACGAACTCGACCCGGACTCGCTCTCGCACACCATCGGGCTGATCCTCCGCTTCGACGGCTCCTACACCGTGCCCGGGCTGGTCGAGGCCGTCGAGCTGGTGGTCCGCGAGGCCGCTGTGCTCGGCTCGCTGGTCACCGTGGACGGCTCCGGCGTTCCCCGCCGGGTACCCGGCGACACCGCGGGGGAGTGGATCGCGCCGGGCGCGGAGTGGGCCTGGAACGCGCCCGCCGCGACCGCGGACGAGCTGGTCGCGATCCCCTTCCGGCTCACCGAGGAGCCGCCGCTCCGGGTCCGGGTGACGGCCGACGGCGACGGCGTCACCGTGCTCTTCGTCGTGCACCACCTCGCGGTGGACGACACCTCGTGGCCGCTGCTGCTCGGCACCCTGATCTCCGGCACCTGGCCGGACGCCGCCGCGGTGCCGCCGATCCAGCGCCCGGCCCCGCAGGTCGAGCGCGCGGTCGAGCACGCCACGCAGACCTGGGCCGCCGAAGGCATCCGCTTCCCGCTCTCCGGCGAACTCCCGCGGGTCACCCCGGCGGAGAGCTGGCTAGCCCCGATGGACGAGGCCGCGGGCGCCAAGCTCACCGAGCCGGTCGACCCGGCCGCCGTCGCCGCGCTGGACGCGGTCGCCCGCGAGCTCGGCGGCACCGCGAACGCCCTGTTCATCGCGGTCACCGCGCTCGGCGTGCACGCGCTCACCGGCGCCGAGGACCACGTACTGCTCGTCCCCGCCGACAACCGGCAGCCGGGCGACCGCCCGGACCGGGTCGGCTACAGCGGCAACATCGTCCCCATGCGCTTCGCCGTCGACCCGGCGGCGAGCGTGCGGGAGACGCTGCGCGCCGCCGTCGCGGTGGTCTACCGGGCCATGGAGTTCGCCGGGGTCGACTACGGCACCGTGCTCACCGCGCTGCGCGGCGCGGGCGGGCGCTTCCCGGTCGCCGAGATCATGGCCTCGGTCCGCAGCGCGCCGCTGCGCGGCATCCCGGTGCCGGACGGCGCCCGCGTCACCTGCGAATCGGTCTTCACCGGTATCGCCCCCTACCCGCTGACCTTCGCCTTCGAGCTGGCCCCCGACGACCGGGTGCACCTCGAGGTCGACCACCAGCTCGGCAGCGTCGACGCCGCGTTCGCGCGGCGCGCCGCGGCGCTGCTCACCGCGCTGGTCGCCCGGGTGCCCGCCGCGCTGGACGGCACCGTCGCCGCCCTGGCCCGCGAGCTCACCGAACCGAATCGTGAAACGAGGACTCCCCGTGTCAGCTGA
- a CDS encoding penicillin acylase family protein gives MTIEIIRDACGIPHISADSAAGALYGQGVACGVDRAWQLEFLRLRAEGRTAEVFGATAVGWDEFARRSRMDAAARRILEASSPRTRALIGAYVDGINSTLDAAEAPELTEFGHRPAPWQPWTPIAVFLVHHILFGRFLTKLWRLHACRALGLDALALFDCEGADPAEPTVPARPDEAFLTELLGHFPDAGGAQPDATTFGDAISGSNAWGVAGARTASGAPLIAGDPHRFLELPGIYQQFHLAAPEFDVVGFAFAGVPGVPHFAHAGSVAWGITNAMGDYQDLYLEKLTRSADGVLAETPDGPTPAAVHTEQILVRDAAPVPVEIVVTGNGPVIVGGPDAAFALSLRTPMLADPEVTFDPALDLLFATSTGAVETALRGWAEPANRIVIGDTAGRLTHHVTGRMPVRAAENYWLPVPAWDARYRWRGYATESVRDNGFDAAVPDHSVIANQRIPGVLPLQPVTTECVPPFRADRIDTLLTANPSVGVADCEAIHGDVQLEQAAALLDRLRGLTELSPEAGKLRARLLSWDRAMAAESTDAYLFAEVRARFVAGITRDPALAGLAAPHAFPLVFDPWFVAGTRLAAALDSVLEHGPRLGVGITAALTAAVEAVAVLETVPAWGDVHLLAPIHGMDLAGATPRHPELSAAVRPGRYPLGGDAECVLANGSAVGFAHACAVGSAARYVWDLADRDAGRWIVPLGVSGDPRSPHFQDQAPRWARGELIDIVSDWAVLRANAAAVHRFTQGEA, from the coding sequence GTGACGATCGAGATCATCCGCGATGCCTGCGGCATCCCGCACATCAGCGCCGATTCCGCCGCCGGTGCGCTGTACGGGCAGGGCGTCGCCTGCGGCGTGGACCGGGCCTGGCAGCTGGAGTTCCTGCGGCTGCGCGCCGAGGGCCGCACCGCCGAGGTGTTCGGCGCGACCGCCGTCGGCTGGGACGAATTCGCCCGCCGCTCCCGGATGGACGCCGCCGCCCGCCGCATCCTCGAGGCGTCGTCGCCGCGCACCCGCGCGCTGATCGGCGCCTACGTGGACGGCATCAACAGCACGCTGGACGCCGCGGAGGCGCCCGAGCTCACCGAGTTCGGCCACCGCCCCGCGCCCTGGCAGCCGTGGACCCCGATCGCGGTGTTCCTGGTGCACCACATCCTCTTCGGGCGTTTCCTCACCAAGCTGTGGCGGCTGCACGCCTGCCGCGCGCTCGGCCTCGACGCGCTGGCGCTCTTCGACTGCGAAGGGGCCGACCCCGCCGAGCCGACCGTGCCCGCGCGGCCGGACGAGGCGTTCCTCACCGAGCTGCTCGGCCACTTCCCCGACGCTGGCGGGGCGCAACCGGATGCGACGACCTTCGGCGACGCGATCTCCGGAAGCAACGCCTGGGGCGTCGCCGGTGCCCGCACCGCGAGCGGCGCGCCGCTGATCGCCGGTGACCCGCACCGGTTCCTGGAGCTGCCCGGCATCTACCAGCAGTTCCACCTGGCGGCGCCGGAGTTCGACGTGGTCGGCTTCGCCTTCGCGGGCGTCCCGGGGGTGCCGCACTTCGCGCACGCCGGGTCGGTGGCGTGGGGGATCACCAATGCCATGGGCGACTACCAGGACCTCTACCTGGAGAAGCTCACCCGGAGCGCGGACGGCGTGCTCGCCGAGACCCCCGATGGGCCCACTCCGGCAGCCGTGCACACCGAGCAGATCCTGGTCCGCGACGCCGCCCCGGTGCCGGTCGAGATCGTGGTCACCGGCAACGGCCCGGTCATCGTCGGCGGCCCGGACGCCGCCTTCGCGCTGAGCCTGCGCACCCCCATGCTCGCCGACCCCGAGGTCACCTTCGACCCCGCGCTGGACCTGCTCTTCGCGACCTCGACCGGCGCGGTCGAGACGGCGCTGCGGGGATGGGCCGAGCCGGCCAACCGCATCGTCATCGGCGACACCGCCGGGCGGCTCACGCACCACGTCACCGGCCGGATGCCGGTGCGGGCCGCCGAGAACTACTGGCTCCCGGTCCCGGCCTGGGACGCCCGCTACCGGTGGCGGGGCTATGCCACCGAATCGGTGCGGGACAACGGCTTCGACGCAGCGGTGCCGGACCACTCGGTCATCGCCAACCAGCGCATCCCCGGCGTGCTCCCGCTGCAACCGGTCACCACCGAGTGCGTCCCGCCCTTCCGCGCCGACCGGATCGACACCCTGCTCACCGCGAATCCCTCGGTGGGCGTGGCCGATTGCGAGGCCATCCACGGCGACGTCCAGCTGGAGCAGGCCGCCGCGCTGCTCGACCGGCTCCGCGGGCTCACCGAGCTGAGCCCGGAGGCCGGGAAGCTGCGCGCACGGCTGCTGAGCTGGGACCGCGCCATGGCCGCGGAGAGCACCGACGCCTACCTCTTCGCCGAGGTCAGGGCCCGGTTCGTGGCCGGGATCACCCGCGACCCCGCACTGGCCGGGCTGGCCGCGCCGCACGCGTTCCCCCTGGTCTTCGACCCGTGGTTCGTGGCGGGCACCCGGCTGGCCGCCGCGCTCGACTCGGTGCTCGAGCACGGGCCGCGGCTCGGGGTCGGGATCACGGCGGCGCTCACCGCCGCGGTCGAGGCCGTCGCGGTGCTGGAGACCGTCCCGGCCTGGGGGGACGTGCACCTGCTCGCCCCCATCCACGGCATGGACCTGGCCGGGGCGACCCCGCGGCACCCGGAGCTCTCCGCCGCCGTCCGGCCCGGCCGGTACCCGCTCGGTGGCGACGCCGAGTGCGTGCTCGCCAACGGCAGCGCGGTCGGCTTCGCGCACGCCTGCGCGGTCGGCTCGGCCGCGCGCTACGTCTGGGATCTCGCCGACCGGGACGCCGGGCGCTGGATCGTGCCGCTCGGCGTGAGCGGCGACCCGCGCTCGCCGCACTTCCAGGACCAGGCGCCGCGCTGGGCCCGCGGCGAGCTCATCGACATCGTCAGCGACTGGGCCGTGCTGCGCGCGAACGCCGCCGCCGTCCACCGGTTCACGCAGGGAGAAGCATGA
- a CDS encoding IucA/IucC family protein has product MAVKVLAELCHERFVRWDTTAPGAYLVRSGDGRTEYAFRAELLALDSWHIDPASLRRTRDGAELPIDAIALVIDLGTALGIAPEALPEYLEEFRNTLLIGAGRPDERRIPAAELAAADFQTIERTMTEGHPCLLANAGRLGFSADDVRRYAPEWGARFALPWLAVLRANTDFAAMSGVDYPGLVEAELGAETLARFTAVLTGRGLDPGDYYFMPVHPWQWTERIQRVYAIDLAEQRIVPVGETEDRYQPQQSIRSLFDTTTPERHYVKLALSIVNMGFTRGMSADYMRTTPLINDWVREQLAGDPYLDELGFAVLYEVAAIGYRNTELTALTRPGSEYRKLLSALWRQSPVLLARPGQQLTTMAALLHVDHEGTPLVRALVERSGLPAAEWLTRYLRCYLHPILHLLYRYELKFSPHGENLILVLDAGVPVRAVLKDIGEEVSIFGDPAGLPEAARRAVTEEPDEIRAMGILSDVFDDFLRHLALILHADGLLPDDRFWALVAASLLDYRERHPELAERFRRWDLFTPAFPAIHLNQLQLGNNKRMVDLGNSYATLVAGDHALANPVAAYRPAEREVAVP; this is encoded by the coding sequence ATGGCGGTCAAGGTGCTGGCCGAGCTCTGCCACGAGCGCTTCGTCCGCTGGGACACCACTGCGCCGGGGGCGTACCTGGTGCGCTCCGGCGACGGCCGCACCGAGTACGCCTTCCGCGCCGAGCTGCTCGCGCTGGACAGCTGGCACATCGACCCGGCGTCGCTGCGCCGCACCCGCGACGGCGCCGAGCTGCCGATCGACGCCATCGCCCTGGTGATCGACCTGGGTACCGCGCTCGGCATCGCGCCGGAGGCGCTGCCGGAGTACCTGGAGGAGTTCCGCAACACCCTGCTGATCGGCGCGGGCCGCCCGGACGAGCGGCGGATCCCGGCCGCCGAGCTGGCCGCCGCCGACTTCCAGACCATCGAGCGCACCATGACCGAGGGGCACCCCTGCCTGCTCGCCAATGCGGGCAGGCTGGGCTTCAGCGCGGACGACGTCCGGCGCTACGCCCCGGAGTGGGGCGCGCGGTTCGCGCTGCCGTGGCTGGCGGTGCTCAGGGCGAACACCGATTTCGCCGCGATGTCCGGCGTCGACTACCCCGGGCTGGTCGAGGCCGAGCTGGGGGCGGAGACGCTCGCGCGCTTCACCGCGGTGCTCACCGGCCGCGGCCTCGACCCCGGCGACTACTACTTCATGCCGGTGCACCCGTGGCAGTGGACCGAGCGGATCCAGCGCGTCTACGCGATCGACCTCGCCGAGCAGCGCATCGTCCCGGTCGGCGAGACCGAGGACCGGTACCAGCCGCAGCAGTCCATCCGCTCGCTCTTCGACACCACGACGCCGGAGCGGCACTACGTGAAGCTGGCGCTCTCCATCGTCAACATGGGCTTCACCCGCGGGATGTCGGCGGACTACATGCGCACCACCCCGCTGATCAACGACTGGGTGCGCGAGCAGCTCGCCGGCGACCCCTACCTGGACGAGCTCGGCTTCGCGGTGCTCTACGAGGTCGCCGCCATCGGCTACCGGAACACCGAGCTCACCGCGCTCACCCGGCCCGGCTCGGAGTACCGGAAGCTGCTCTCGGCGCTGTGGCGGCAGAGCCCGGTCCTGCTGGCCCGCCCGGGCCAGCAGCTCACCACCATGGCCGCGCTGCTGCACGTCGATCACGAGGGGACGCCGCTGGTGCGCGCCCTCGTCGAGCGCTCCGGGCTGCCCGCCGCCGAGTGGCTCACCCGCTACCTGCGCTGCTACCTGCACCCGATCCTGCACCTGCTCTACCGGTACGAGCTGAAGTTCTCCCCGCACGGCGAGAACCTCATCCTGGTGCTCGACGCCGGGGTGCCGGTGCGCGCCGTGCTCAAGGACATCGGCGAGGAGGTCTCGATCTTCGGCGACCCCGCCGGGCTGCCCGAGGCGGCCCGCCGCGCGGTGACCGAGGAGCCGGACGAGATCCGCGCCATGGGCATCCTCTCCGACGTCTTCGACGACTTCCTGCGGCATCTCGCGCTGATCCTGCACGCCGATGGCCTGCTGCCGGACGACCGCTTCTGGGCCCTGGTCGCGGCGAGCCTGCTCGACTACCGCGAGCGGCACCCGGAGCTCGCGGAGCGCTTCCGCCGCTGGGATCTCTTCACCCCCGCCTTCCCCGCCATCCACCTGAACCAGCTGCAGCTCGGCAACAACAAGCGCATGGTCGACCTCGGCAACTCCTACGCCACCCTGGTCGCGGGCGACCACGCCCTCGCCAACCCGGTCGCCGCGTACCGGCCCGCCGAGCGGGAGGTCGCGGTCCCGTGA
- a CDS encoding GNAT family N-acetyltransferase, protein MEPERDAEIAHGWLTDPKAAYWGMLNSTVAEVDELIRHSAEIGGDPKYGLRIGYYEGTREFLFELYNPATSELTAPGTGYAAEPGDIGMHLLVASTDRRLSGFTGAVMLHIMRTAFFELGAERVVVEPDVRNLDVQRLNAAVGFAVAGDHPVGDKVARLSYCTRADFVRATGNGRFLAPAFRRTDS, encoded by the coding sequence ATGGAGCCCGAGCGGGACGCGGAGATCGCGCACGGCTGGCTCACCGACCCCAAGGCCGCGTACTGGGGGATGCTGAACAGCACCGTCGCCGAGGTCGATGAGCTCATCCGGCACAGCGCCGAGATCGGCGGCGACCCGAAGTACGGGCTGCGCATCGGGTACTACGAGGGCACTCGTGAGTTCCTCTTCGAGCTCTACAACCCGGCGACCAGCGAGCTGACCGCTCCCGGCACCGGCTACGCCGCCGAGCCCGGCGATATCGGCATGCACCTGCTGGTGGCGAGCACCGACCGCAGGCTCAGCGGCTTCACCGGCGCGGTGATGCTGCACATCATGCGCACCGCGTTCTTCGAGCTCGGCGCGGAGCGCGTGGTGGTGGAGCCGGACGTCCGCAACCTCGACGTACAGCGGCTGAACGCCGCGGTCGGGTTCGCGGTGGCGGGCGACCACCCGGTCGGCGACAAGGTGGCGCGGCTGAGCTACTGCACCCGCGCCGATTTCGTCCGGGCCACCGGCAACGGCCGCTTCCTCGCCCCCGCCTTCCGGCGCACCGATTCCTGA